In Priestia megaterium NBRC 15308 = ATCC 14581, the following proteins share a genomic window:
- a CDS encoding general stress protein — MTKNVIGTYDNEEDIVTAIQNLKTQGFQEKDLSLVTSKDIDKEDYSRVESREGIDVKKVETAAQNHQDESIMDKIKHMFSPDHPKEIRSDKARVEKRLINLGVPLTEAGPYADDLQKGKVLLLVKANRETKTNQFLGSREDSPFAKGDSVYDKSLYGEHRKHE, encoded by the coding sequence ATGACAAAAAATGTGATAGGTACGTATGATAATGAAGAAGATATTGTAACCGCTATTCAAAACTTAAAGACACAAGGTTTTCAAGAGAAGGACCTTTCTCTTGTAACCAGCAAAGATATCGATAAAGAGGACTATTCGAGAGTAGAAAGCAGAGAGGGAATTGACGTCAAGAAGGTTGAAACCGCAGCACAAAATCACCAGGATGAGTCGATTATGGATAAAATTAAACATATGTTTTCACCAGATCACCCTAAAGAGATTCGTAGTGATAAAGCAAGAGTAGAAAAGCGTTTAATTAACTTAGGTGTCCCTCTTACAGAAGCAGGACCTTATGCAGATGATCTGCAAAAAGGAAAAGTATTATTGCTAGTAAAAGCTAATAGAGAGACAAAAACAAATCAGTTCTTAGGAAGTAGAGAAGATTCTCCTTTTGCAAAGGGTGACTCCGTTTATGATAAATCATTATACGGAGAACATCGTAAGCATGAATAG
- a CDS encoding DUF1292 domain-containing protein — MRSRERDFITIENEKGIEKQYAVEALFDMRNQTYALLQSNGEVLLMRVEDEKGEQYLVGLTDSEERDSILDAYQIAVEATPADEEFR, encoded by the coding sequence GTGAGGAGTAGGGAAAGAGATTTTATAACCATTGAAAATGAAAAAGGTATTGAAAAACAATATGCAGTTGAGGCTTTATTTGATATGAGAAATCAGACTTATGCTTTGCTGCAATCGAACGGAGAAGTACTGTTGATGCGCGTTGAAGATGAAAAGGGTGAACAATATCTTGTTGGATTGACTGATTCTGAGGAACGTGACTCCATTTTAGATGCTTATCAAATTGCTGTAGAGGCTACGCCTGCTGACGAAGAATTTCGCTAA
- a CDS encoding GerAB/ArcD/ProY family transporter, with product MEKAKLSVIQLFALMFIFEMGTALVVSYGTNARKDAWLAILLALCGGIVLFYIFHFLYRQYPNLLFTGYIRELFGKYLGWIVGLLYCLHFLYICGRNVRELGDLLVSSTLSETPLLAINLTLVLVICYVIHLGIEVVGRTAEVFMVVLLLLGAAGNFFVLVSGDVDFHQIRPFLERGWKPIFTTAFPHLLIFPFGEMIAFTMLLPYLNRPQLAKRAWLAAMISSGMILSWTVLLNTSVLGVDVMQRSVFPTLTAVGKVNLFDFIERLDAIVVFTLLITVFFKASIYLYAAVLGIADLFKLKTYRQILLPIGTIVIFLSLAMASSFSEQGEEGFLNHYLSLALLIVVPMLMLVVSVIRNHFTRK from the coding sequence ATGGAAAAAGCAAAATTAAGTGTCATTCAACTCTTTGCTCTCATGTTTATCTTCGAAATGGGAACGGCATTAGTGGTTAGTTACGGGACAAATGCCAGAAAAGATGCATGGCTTGCTATTCTCCTAGCCCTTTGTGGAGGAATCGTATTATTTTACATTTTTCACTTCTTATATCGCCAATATCCCAACTTGCTCTTCACTGGATATATAAGAGAACTATTTGGTAAATACTTGGGATGGATAGTTGGTTTATTATACTGTCTTCATTTTTTGTATATTTGCGGAAGAAATGTACGTGAATTAGGGGATTTATTGGTTTCATCTACTCTGTCGGAAACTCCCTTACTAGCCATTAACCTTACACTTGTGCTTGTGATATGCTACGTCATTCATCTAGGGATAGAAGTAGTAGGGAGAACAGCAGAAGTATTTATGGTTGTCTTACTCTTACTTGGAGCGGCAGGGAATTTTTTTGTTCTTGTATCAGGAGATGTTGATTTTCACCAGATACGTCCCTTTCTTGAACGCGGATGGAAGCCTATCTTTACCACGGCTTTTCCCCACCTTCTCATCTTCCCGTTCGGCGAAATGATTGCTTTTACAATGCTATTACCATACTTAAACCGTCCTCAATTAGCAAAGCGAGCATGGTTGGCAGCTATGATTTCGAGCGGGATGATTCTAAGCTGGACCGTTTTGTTAAATACATCCGTTCTTGGTGTAGATGTGATGCAAAGATCTGTATTCCCTACGTTGACAGCAGTTGGGAAAGTCAATCTATTCGATTTTATTGAAAGATTAGATGCAATTGTGGTATTCACTTTGTTGATTACCGTCTTTTTCAAAGCATCTATTTATCTATATGCCGCGGTTTTAGGAATAGCTGATTTATTTAAATTAAAAACGTACCGTCAAATTCTTCTCCCAATCGGAACTATTGTCATTTTTTTATCTCTCGCTATGGCTTCCAGTTTTTCAGAACAAGGAGAAGAAGGCTTCCTTAATCATTACCTTTCGCTTGCTCTTCTAATTGTTGTTCCTATGCTCATGCTAGTAGTTTCTGTTATCCGCAATCATTTTACAAGAAAATGA
- a CDS encoding DUF3231 family protein, with protein MQKKNRLTSPEIANLWTHYIRETLSVCVNKYMLHTIQDPEIHSLFQTALHYSFKHIDALKALFKKEKFPIPKGFTEEDVNLEAPPLFTDVLCLKSLYMMSTHGHNEMSLSFATSLRPDIVDFYYQCNLDAMEIYKKAKDLLVSKQLYQQPPTYITPNKVEMIEHYNYVTDVFGKQRPINTIESGHAYFNLNKTFIAKAMILGFSQVSKNQNVRALLEKSLQVKNKHIDVFSSLLTKDNLHLPKSCETEVTNSNISPFSDRLMLLQTGFFFGVAVTYYNAALIASMRADISAHCEKAALDSLWIYSRIGKDMIDNQWMEQPPQADDRKRLDD; from the coding sequence TTGCAAAAAAAGAATCGATTAACATCTCCTGAAATTGCAAATTTATGGACACACTATATCCGTGAAACTTTATCTGTATGTGTAAATAAATATATGCTTCACACGATTCAAGATCCTGAGATACATAGCCTTTTTCAAACGGCTCTTCACTATTCATTTAAACACATAGATGCTTTAAAAGCATTATTTAAGAAAGAGAAGTTTCCTATTCCTAAAGGATTTACAGAAGAAGACGTAAACTTAGAAGCTCCTCCTCTATTTACGGATGTTTTGTGTCTTAAATCCCTTTATATGATGAGCACACACGGACATAATGAAATGAGTTTATCATTTGCGACTTCCTTACGCCCAGACATTGTAGATTTTTATTATCAATGCAACCTTGATGCGATGGAGATTTATAAAAAAGCTAAGGACCTTCTTGTTTCAAAGCAACTTTATCAGCAACCACCTACTTACATAACACCGAACAAGGTGGAAATGATTGAACACTACAACTATGTAACGGATGTATTCGGTAAACAGAGACCGATAAATACAATTGAAAGTGGACATGCTTATTTTAATTTAAACAAAACATTTATTGCCAAAGCGATGATCCTCGGCTTTTCACAAGTTTCAAAAAATCAAAACGTACGAGCATTATTAGAAAAAAGCCTGCAAGTAAAAAACAAACACATTGATGTGTTTTCATCCTTATTAACCAAAGACAATCTTCATCTGCCTAAATCATGCGAAACAGAGGTTACAAATTCCAATATTTCTCCTTTTTCAGATCGGCTTATGCTTCTTCAAACGGGTTTCTTTTTTGGTGTAGCAGTTACTTATTATAACGCAGCTCTCATTGCAAGTATGAGAGCTGATATTTCAGCACACTGTGAAAAGGCGGCCTTGGATAGCTTGTGGATTTATAGCCGTATTGGGAAAGATATGATTGATAATCAGTGGATGGAACAGCCTCCCCAAGCAGACGACCGTAAAAGGTTAGATGATTAG
- a CDS encoding MerR family transcriptional regulator, with protein MKNNYLYREKKIMTMKTVTEMTGLSERQIRYYETQKLIFPERTCSGTRRYSFSDIERLMDIAEKIEDGVLTREIRDDLYKRRKKVLIQETKRL; from the coding sequence TTGAAGAATAATTATTTATATCGAGAGAAAAAAATAATGACTATGAAAACTGTTACTGAAATGACCGGATTGTCTGAGAGACAAATTCGTTATTATGAAACTCAAAAACTTATCTTTCCTGAACGTACCTGTTCTGGTACCCGCAGGTATTCTTTTTCTGATATTGAGAGATTAATGGATATTGCAGAAAAAATAGAAGATGGAGTTCTTACACGAGAAATTCGAGATGATCTTTATAAAAGAAGAAAAAAGGTATTAATACAAGAAACAAAACGATTATAG
- a CDS encoding alpha/beta-type small acid-soluble spore protein has protein sequence MANNNSGSRNELLVNGAEQAIDQMKYEIASEFGVNLGADTTARANGSVGGEITKRLVQLAEQQLGGGRF, from the coding sequence ATGGCAAACAACAACAGTGGTAGCCGTAACGAATTATTAGTAAACGGTGCTGAACAAGCAATCGATCAAATGAAATATGAAATCGCTAGCGAATTTGGTGTAAACCTTGGTGCTGATACAACTGCACGTGCAAATGGATCAGTAGGTGGCGAAATTACAAAGCGTCTTGTGCAATTAGCTGAGCAACAACTTGGCGGCGGACGTTTCTAA
- a CDS encoding DUF3231 family protein codes for MGILSGNPTDEPMHYGEVFGTWSFLSASKGLVAGYQTFLNHVGDKDLHKLVQETIEQCQQEMKGVEKLLKENGVALPPTPPERPEACLDDIPVGARVQDPEVAAAISLDIAAGLVACSQLIGQSIREDIAAMFGQIHMQKVALGGKFLRLNKEKGWLVPPPLHKSKNTDC; via the coding sequence ATGGGTATTTTAAGTGGAAATCCTACAGATGAACCGATGCATTACGGTGAAGTATTTGGAACATGGTCGTTTCTTTCTGCTTCGAAAGGATTAGTAGCTGGTTATCAAACGTTTCTAAATCATGTAGGGGACAAGGATCTACATAAGTTGGTACAAGAAACGATTGAACAATGTCAGCAGGAAATGAAAGGTGTAGAAAAGCTATTAAAAGAAAATGGAGTGGCTTTACCTCCAACTCCGCCTGAACGTCCAGAAGCTTGTTTAGATGATATTCCAGTAGGTGCACGTGTTCAAGACCCCGAAGTTGCTGCGGCTATTTCACTGGATATAGCTGCTGGTCTAGTTGCTTGCAGTCAACTGATTGGCCAATCTATTCGCGAAGATATTGCAGCAATGTTTGGTCAAATTCACATGCAAAAAGTAGCTCTTGGTGGAAAGTTTTTGCGACTTAACAAAGAAAAAGGCTGGTTAGTTCCACCACCTCTTCACAAGTCAAAAAACACGGATTGTTAA
- a CDS encoding GerAB/ArcD/ProY family transporter, producing the protein MEKAKISVTQLFALMFIFDLGTSLIVSYGIPAGKDAWLAILLGMGGGILLFFVYYMLFRQYPTIPLTGYVRKIFGEFFGWVLGLLYCLFFLYIAARNVRDFGDLLTSSTLPETPLLAINLSLILVMCYVIYLGIEVIGRTAEVFIVILLLFGLGANFFVLVSGNVSLNHIRPFLEHGWKPILTTAFPPVVSFPFGEMLVFTMLLPYLNRPKLIKKVWLSALISSGLILSWTAALNMSVLGLDVMQRSTFPTLATIGKVNLFDFIERLDAIVVFTLLMTVFFKASIFMYGAILGITDLFKVKNRQQIILPMGFILIFLSMTISSSFSEHLEEGFTITLKYLHVPFLIIIPLFMLVVSLIRNYVKKKTS; encoded by the coding sequence ATGGAGAAAGCAAAAATAAGTGTTACACAACTCTTCGCCCTTATGTTTATCTTCGACTTGGGTACTTCTCTCATTGTCAGTTATGGAATTCCAGCTGGCAAAGATGCCTGGCTTGCTATCCTTCTGGGAATGGGAGGAGGCATACTCTTATTCTTTGTTTACTATATGTTATTTCGTCAATATCCGACCATTCCCCTTACTGGATATGTTAGAAAAATATTTGGTGAATTCTTTGGCTGGGTGCTTGGATTATTATACTGTTTGTTCTTCTTGTATATTGCAGCTAGAAATGTACGTGATTTCGGGGACTTATTGACTTCGTCTACTTTACCAGAAACCCCATTACTAGCAATTAATCTATCGCTTATTCTTGTTATGTGTTATGTCATTTATCTAGGGATAGAAGTAATAGGTAGAACAGCAGAAGTATTTATTGTCATCCTGCTATTATTTGGGCTAGGAGCTAATTTCTTTGTTCTTGTATCTGGAAATGTTAGTTTAAATCATATCCGCCCCTTTCTTGAACACGGGTGGAAACCCATTTTAACTACAGCGTTTCCTCCTGTTGTATCTTTTCCATTTGGTGAAATGCTCGTATTTACGATGCTGCTACCATATTTAAATCGTCCTAAACTAATAAAAAAGGTGTGGTTATCTGCATTAATTTCAAGTGGGTTAATCCTAAGCTGGACAGCTGCTTTAAATATGTCGGTGCTAGGTTTGGATGTAATGCAAAGATCTACATTTCCTACCTTGGCTACGATTGGAAAAGTTAATCTATTTGATTTTATTGAAAGACTGGACGCAATTGTAGTTTTCACCCTGTTAATGACCGTTTTTTTCAAAGCATCTATTTTTATGTATGGAGCTATCCTTGGAATTACTGATTTATTTAAGGTGAAGAACCGTCAGCAAATCATTCTTCCCATGGGCTTTATTTTGATCTTTCTCTCCATGACAATATCTTCCAGTTTTTCAGAGCATTTAGAAGAAGGGTTTACTATTACATTAAAATATCTTCATGTTCCTTTTTTGATTATTATTCCTTTGTTTATGCTGGTTGTCTCCCTCATTCGGAACTATGTGAAGAAAAAAACTAGTTAG